From one Gracilibacillus salinarum genomic stretch:
- a CDS encoding GspE/PulE family protein, which yields MVVPFKKQKLGDLLKQSNMITEDQILQVLEAKKEGQKLGDALLEQGLITEKQLLDVLEQQLGIESVSLFRYPIQEEVLSYVSKQYARENCLIPIHQSEHQLTIATNDPMDYFAIDDIELATGFQIKTVIASKDDILQAINKYYDRNDSDSELAPSVDEDAPAVRIMDQILQTGVNLKASDIHIDPQEQQITVRYRVDGMLRTEKTVKKSLQNAIIARTKILANLNITESRLPQDGRVRIEIDKRPIDLRVSILPTVFGEKIVVRILDLTNAFKRLSELDFLPANRQHYQAVLKQPSGLILLTGPTGSGKTTTLYASITELNQDDVNIITVEDPVEYQIDGVNQVQVNSAIGLNFATGLRSILRQDPNIIMVGEIRDKETAEIAIRSSLTGHLVFSTLHTNSAIAAIPRLFDMGIEPYLVVSSLTAIMAQRLVKVICPDCKREREVTAMENDIFQKRGIDIDRVFEGVGCNTCRGTGYKGRMAIHELLVIDDAIRKLMMNHHNMTEIRDYARRNGMHFLLDDGLFKVKSGKTTLEEIVRVVAQD from the coding sequence ATGGTAGTACCATTCAAGAAGCAAAAATTAGGAGACTTATTAAAGCAGTCCAATATGATAACGGAAGATCAGATCTTGCAAGTGCTGGAAGCGAAGAAGGAAGGGCAAAAGCTAGGAGATGCCCTGTTGGAACAAGGGTTAATTACAGAGAAACAATTGCTGGACGTACTTGAACAACAGTTAGGCATTGAATCTGTTTCCTTATTTCGCTATCCGATTCAAGAGGAAGTTCTGAGTTATGTATCCAAGCAGTATGCACGGGAAAACTGTTTAATTCCAATCCACCAATCCGAGCATCAATTAACGATTGCAACCAATGATCCAATGGACTACTTTGCTATTGATGATATCGAGCTGGCAACAGGTTTTCAAATTAAGACAGTTATCGCAAGTAAAGATGATATTCTGCAAGCGATAAATAAGTATTATGACCGCAATGATAGTGACTCGGAATTAGCACCTTCTGTTGATGAAGATGCACCAGCCGTTCGTATCATGGATCAAATACTGCAAACGGGAGTTAACTTAAAGGCGAGTGACATTCATATTGACCCGCAGGAACAGCAAATAACCGTGCGTTATCGCGTGGATGGGATGCTTCGAACAGAAAAGACTGTGAAGAAATCATTGCAGAACGCGATTATTGCCAGGACAAAAATTCTTGCTAATTTGAATATTACCGAATCAAGATTGCCTCAGGACGGTCGAGTCCGAATCGAGATTGATAAGCGCCCGATTGACTTACGTGTGTCTATCCTGCCGACAGTTTTTGGAGAAAAAATCGTTGTCAGAATCCTGGATTTAACTAACGCCTTTAAGCGATTATCGGAATTGGACTTTTTACCGGCAAACAGACAACATTATCAAGCGGTTTTGAAGCAGCCGTCCGGACTTATTCTTCTTACCGGTCCAACAGGTTCAGGAAAGACAACGACGCTGTACGCATCGATTACCGAGTTGAACCAGGACGATGTCAATATTATCACCGTTGAGGATCCGGTCGAGTACCAAATAGATGGAGTCAATCAAGTTCAGGTAAACAGCGCAATTGGCTTGAATTTTGCAACAGGGTTACGATCTATATTGCGACAGGATCCGAATATCATCATGGTCGGGGAAATACGTGATAAAGAAACAGCTGAAATAGCAATTCGATCATCATTAACCGGGCATCTTGTCTTCAGCACGCTACATACCAACAGCGCAATTGCAGCGATTCCTCGTTTATTTGATATGGGGATTGAGCCCTATCTCGTTGTATCATCATTAACCGCTATTATGGCTCAGCGATTGGTCAAAGTAATTTGTCCAGATTGCAAAAGGGAACGGGAAGTAACGGCGATGGAGAATGACATTTTTCAAAAACGTGGTATTGATATTGACCGTGTCTTTGAAGGAGTAGGATGTAATACATGCAGAGGAACAGGCTATAAAGGCAGAATGGCCATACACGAGTTACTCGTCATTGATGATGCAATTAGGAAACTCATGATGAATCATCACAACATGACGGAAATTCGTGACTATGCTCGTCGTAACGGCATGCATTTCTTGTTAGATGACGGTCTCTTTAAAGTGAAAAGTGGCAAGACCACATTAGAAGAAATAGTAAGAGTGGTAGCACAAGATTAA
- a CDS encoding DUF7305 domain-containing protein encodes MNKRRAQLANDKGIALVLVMMVFIIISLLSIAILTVSASNLHLTTKDRSVQSSFYIAETGLNHTIANIYDTADTLYHTSSNEASFFQRLEDIIIKTDQPVDVSFAEQYQKEPKVWVTVRRLNDKNPRSYNIVATGGTDRSSRTVETEIKIRWQANQTIDIPQNLVAYTGVFQPKQCRAPQITLNEGANIKGDFGTTCLSQGAITITGGPNLSGEQIFVPEDAKDSVIKFPPNYAGNKPLLNFQNNVIDPENIRRMMDSFPSIPSYTIPVDQTIGDEFNRHQVIQNGNLNITHYKADGYQLKMNSNLSFHEIKLSSGWKLYIDTNGQDREITVERLNLENGHIYITGEGSLTVFVTDWMKFGSSSTFNADRNVDDLFVYLAGADKSFTLSGAQRLNGHLFAEDTNLTFTGSGSFDGSIITGGDQVNLSGGSYNETLILAPHAKVTASNGASVHGTVISDSLNVTGGATLSFKELNLEDVPIFGGSGDTTIPQDAYKTGQTLESQ; translated from the coding sequence ATGAACAAACGACGGGCGCAATTAGCAAATGATAAAGGTATAGCTTTAGTATTGGTTATGATGGTATTTATTATCATATCGTTATTAAGTATCGCCATTCTTACGGTGTCGGCCAGTAACCTGCATTTAACAACCAAAGACAGATCGGTCCAATCGAGCTTTTATATTGCGGAAACAGGGCTCAACCACACTATCGCCAATATTTACGACACAGCTGATACGCTTTATCATACAAGTTCGAATGAGGCCAGTTTTTTTCAACGGTTGGAAGACATAATTATAAAAACAGATCAACCAGTGGATGTGTCTTTTGCTGAGCAATATCAGAAAGAGCCTAAGGTGTGGGTGACGGTAAGGCGTCTTAATGATAAAAATCCGAGATCTTATAACATTGTTGCTACCGGTGGAACGGATAGGAGCAGTCGAACGGTAGAGACAGAGATTAAAATTAGATGGCAAGCCAATCAAACGATAGATATACCGCAGAACCTGGTAGCGTATACTGGGGTTTTTCAGCCAAAGCAGTGTCGTGCACCACAAATCACATTAAATGAAGGTGCTAATATAAAGGGTGACTTCGGTACGACTTGTCTATCTCAAGGTGCTATTACCATTACCGGTGGACCAAATCTTAGTGGCGAGCAAATCTTTGTACCAGAAGATGCTAAAGACAGCGTAATAAAATTTCCGCCCAATTATGCAGGTAATAAACCTCTGCTAAATTTCCAAAATAATGTAATTGATCCAGAAAATATTAGACGAATGATGGATAGCTTTCCGAGCATTCCATCCTATACAATACCAGTAGATCAAACAATTGGAGATGAATTTAATCGTCATCAAGTGATTCAAAACGGAAATTTGAATATTACACATTACAAAGCAGATGGATATCAATTGAAGATGAACAGCAACTTATCCTTTCATGAGATAAAGCTATCAAGTGGGTGGAAACTTTATATCGATACGAACGGTCAGGATAGAGAAATAACTGTAGAACGGTTAAATCTGGAGAATGGTCACATCTATATTACCGGAGAGGGATCTTTAACGGTGTTTGTGACAGATTGGATGAAATTTGGGTCTAGCAGTACCTTTAATGCAGACCGGAATGTAGACGATCTATTCGTATATTTAGCAGGTGCAGATAAATCTTTTACTCTTTCAGGTGCTCAAAGACTGAATGGTCACTTATTTGCCGAGGATACTAATTTGACATTTACAGGAAGTGGAAGTTTTGACGGTTCGATTATTACAGGTGGTGACCAAGTAAATTTAAGCGGCGGAAGTTACAATGAAACATTAATTCTTGCACCACATGCAAAGGTTACAGCATCTAATGGAGCCAGTGTACACGGAACAGTCATCAGTGATTCGCTCAATGTAACAGGAGGAGCAACGTTATCGTTTAAAGAGCTGAATCTCGAAGATGTCCCTATTTTTGGCGGATCGGGTGATACTACTATTCCTCAGGATGCCTATAAAACTGGACAAACGCTCGAATCTCAATAG
- a CDS encoding prepilin-type N-terminal cleavage/methylation domain-containing protein produces the protein MFKNQRGVTLVELLAVIIILSLIVLLVGSIQLFSQKQFNNQAQQVARQSDVRQIVTEINREVRLTPSEEIKVADNRLEINDEVYALQDNQLLRNGSVRAENIRTFDVELSGNQLTIEITAEQTIMNDTTSVKTTILLRK, from the coding sequence ATGTTCAAAAATCAGCGAGGGGTAACACTGGTTGAATTATTAGCAGTCATTATTATTCTTTCATTGATTGTCCTACTCGTCGGATCAATTCAATTATTCTCACAAAAGCAATTTAATAATCAAGCCCAGCAAGTAGCCCGGCAGTCAGACGTACGGCAAATAGTAACCGAAATCAATCGGGAAGTTCGACTTACGCCAAGTGAAGAGATTAAAGTAGCTGATAACCGATTGGAGATCAATGATGAAGTTTACGCCTTACAGGACAATCAATTGTTGCGGAATGGTTCCGTGAGAGCAGAGAACATTCGTACATTTGATGTTGAATTATCAGGCAATCAGCTCACGATCGAAATTACGGCAGAACAGACAATAATGAATGATACTACTTCAGTAAAGACGACTATTTTGTTAAGAAAGTAG
- a CDS encoding type IV pilus modification PilV family protein, which yields MRNISQQESGFTLIEMLASITILSIISFGFIALFVHASKTTQTSGDIIHADYVAQTEMEKLYQYSTESSVQDTISLLESDGYQLLNNTEMTYQLGKSTENDYIRLKMVKDQSVTDFWMVSVQVFNNQNESTIQATLEAGYVWCIERFDHACSKISEG from the coding sequence ATGAGAAACATTTCCCAGCAGGAATCAGGATTTACCTTGATCGAAATGCTTGCTTCCATCACGATTCTAAGTATTATCTCCTTTGGTTTTATTGCTCTATTTGTCCATGCTTCTAAGACAACCCAAACATCTGGTGACATCATCCATGCAGACTATGTGGCGCAGACAGAGATGGAGAAACTCTATCAATATAGTACCGAGTCTTCGGTGCAAGACACGATAAGTTTGCTAGAATCAGATGGTTATCAATTGCTAAATAACACAGAAATGACCTATCAACTGGGAAAATCAACTGAAAATGATTACATACGTTTAAAAATGGTGAAAGATCAATCAGTAACAGATTTCTGGATGGTATCAGTTCAGGTTTTTAACAATCAGAATGAAAGTACGATACAAGCTACTTTGGAAGCGGGTTATGTCTGGTGCATAGAAAGGTTTGATCACGCATGTTCAAAAATCAGCGAGGGGTAA
- a CDS encoding bifunctional folylpolyglutamate synthase/dihydrofolate synthase has protein sequence MIKNLEELDRFLEQRRTLGIKPGLERLDYLLDQTGHPEKKLPTIHIAGTNGKGSTLTYLKEVLMAGGYRVGTFQSPGLPTIFDHIAINERVISSVAFIDMLNPLLPVIEEMDKRDFAPSEYEILMVITLLYFQDGVDIAVIETCMGGREDVTNRVNPIVTIITSIDYDHTAFLGSTIEAIAGHKAGIIKDKVPVVVGPIPEKARSVVQNEAACKQAPVFEYNQDFFAEGIADQEFLWRNQDHEHCVALSMPGKHQIENASLAIQTIHLLQKMGFPVEGNLFRNALFQAQMPNRMETVKEEPRIIVDGAHNTASTRQLVNTFSGQSYSAIHVLFSAFRDKALTEMISLLANMTSDITITTFDHSRALREADVPAGIRYMSNPEEALLDILHRSNPDDVILITGSLHFVDFAKKIIQK, from the coding sequence ATGATTAAAAATCTTGAAGAATTGGACCGATTTTTAGAGCAACGAAGAACGTTGGGGATCAAGCCGGGACTGGAGCGCCTTGACTATTTGCTGGATCAGACTGGTCATCCCGAGAAGAAGTTACCAACCATCCATATCGCAGGTACAAATGGCAAAGGTTCCACTTTAACTTATTTAAAAGAAGTGTTAATGGCAGGTGGATACCGGGTAGGTACATTCCAATCACCAGGTTTACCGACAATATTTGACCATATCGCGATCAACGAGCGTGTAATTTCCTCAGTGGCCTTTATCGATATGTTGAATCCATTACTTCCGGTTATCGAAGAGATGGACAAGCGTGACTTCGCTCCATCTGAGTATGAAATATTGATGGTGATTACGTTATTATATTTTCAGGATGGAGTGGATATAGCAGTGATCGAAACATGTATGGGTGGAAGGGAAGATGTGACGAACAGAGTCAACCCTATCGTTACCATCATAACATCCATCGATTATGATCATACAGCATTTCTGGGTTCAACGATTGAAGCTATCGCGGGACATAAGGCTGGGATTATTAAGGATAAGGTGCCGGTCGTAGTTGGTCCTATTCCTGAAAAAGCTCGCAGCGTCGTCCAGAATGAAGCGGCATGCAAGCAAGCACCTGTTTTTGAATATAATCAAGATTTTTTTGCAGAGGGGATAGCTGATCAGGAGTTTTTATGGAGAAATCAAGATCACGAACATTGTGTGGCACTATCTATGCCAGGAAAGCATCAAATTGAAAATGCATCATTAGCGATCCAAACGATTCATTTATTACAAAAGATGGGTTTTCCTGTGGAAGGGAACCTGTTTCGCAATGCCCTATTTCAAGCACAAATGCCAAATCGAATGGAAACTGTGAAGGAAGAGCCGAGAATCATCGTAGATGGGGCCCATAATACCGCTAGCACCCGTCAGCTTGTTAATACTTTTTCCGGACAATCATACTCGGCCATTCATGTTTTGTTTAGTGCGTTTCGTGATAAAGCATTAACTGAAATGATTTCCCTTTTGGCAAATATGACATCGGATATTACAATTACTACCTTTGACCATTCCCGCGCTCTTAGAGAAGCTGATGTACCTGCAGGTATTCGTTATATGTCAAACCCTGAGGAAGCATTGCTAGATATTTTGCATAGAAGTAATCCCGATGATGTAATTCTGATTACCGGTTCACTACATTTTGTCGATTTCGCGAAAAAAATAATTCAAAAGTAA
- a CDS encoding valine--tRNA ligase has product MSENKEVNLPPKYDPTAVEQGKYEYWVQGKFFEAERNKEKDPFTIVIPPPNVTGKLHIGHAWDTTLQDIITRIKRMQGYDVLYLPGMDHAGIATQAKVEAKLRENGTSRYDLGREKFLETSWDWKEEYAGFIREQWSKLGLGLDYSRERFTLDAGLSEAVKEVFVTLYEKGLIYRGEYIINWDPATKTALSDIEVIYQDVQGHFYHMKYPLTDGSGHIEVATTRPETMLGDTAVAVHPNDDRYKDLIGKKVTLPIVGREIEIVADDYVDMEFGSGAVKITPAHDPNDFEIGNRHDLERILVMNEDGTMNENAGKYQGMDRFACRKQVVKDLQDAGILFEIEDHMHSVGHSERSGAVVEPYLSTQWFVNMQPLADAAVELQNGSEEDKVHFVPDRFEKTYLRWMENIRDWCISRQLWWGHRIPAWYHKETGEVYVGKDAPADIENWEQDEDVLDTWFSSALWPFSTLNWPDTEDEDFKHFFPTNVLVTGYDIIFFWVARMIFQSKHFNDERPFKDVLIHGLVRDAEGRKMSKSLGNGVDPMEVIEKYGADSLRYFLATGSSPGQDVRFQWEKVESTWNFVNKIWNASRFALMNMDGLTYEEIDLNGKKSVADKWILTRLNETVEQVTRHVDKYDFGEAGRYLYNFIWDDFCDWYIEMAKLPLYGEDEEAKHTTRSVLAHVLDNIMRMLHPFMPFVTEEIWQQLPHKGESIVRAAWPTVDSKLSDHDATEVMNQLVSIIRSVRNIRAEVDTPMSKEIPILVLANNEKVKEQLTANSSYLERFCNPSELTIDTAMAIPDKAMSAVVTGAEIILPLEGLIDIDKELQRLQTELDKLNKEVERVDKKLANKGFVDKAPAHVVDAEKEKQKDYIEKRSKVEARMKDLQNN; this is encoded by the coding sequence ATGTCAGAGAATAAAGAAGTAAATTTACCACCTAAATACGATCCGACAGCCGTAGAGCAAGGCAAATACGAGTATTGGGTGCAGGGTAAATTTTTTGAAGCAGAACGTAACAAAGAAAAGGATCCATTTACCATCGTGATTCCTCCACCAAACGTAACAGGAAAATTGCATATCGGTCATGCATGGGATACTACGTTACAAGATATCATTACTAGAATTAAACGAATGCAAGGGTATGATGTATTGTATTTGCCAGGAATGGACCACGCAGGGATTGCAACGCAAGCGAAAGTAGAAGCGAAATTGAGGGAAAATGGGACATCACGATATGATCTCGGACGTGAGAAATTTTTAGAAACTTCTTGGGACTGGAAAGAGGAATATGCAGGTTTTATTCGTGAACAATGGTCTAAATTGGGCTTAGGTCTTGATTACTCCCGTGAACGATTTACGTTGGATGCCGGTCTTTCAGAAGCGGTAAAAGAAGTATTTGTTACTTTATATGAAAAAGGATTAATTTACCGTGGTGAGTATATTATTAACTGGGATCCAGCAACGAAGACGGCACTTTCTGATATTGAAGTTATTTATCAGGATGTTCAGGGTCATTTCTATCATATGAAATATCCATTAACAGATGGATCGGGCCATATTGAAGTGGCAACAACCAGACCTGAAACGATGTTAGGAGATACTGCAGTAGCTGTTCACCCGAACGATGATCGTTATAAAGATTTAATCGGCAAAAAGGTTACATTACCGATTGTCGGGCGCGAAATTGAAATTGTTGCGGATGATTATGTCGATATGGAATTCGGTTCTGGTGCTGTTAAGATAACGCCAGCGCATGATCCGAATGACTTTGAGATTGGCAATCGTCACGATTTAGAGCGAATCCTTGTCATGAATGAAGATGGCACAATGAATGAGAATGCTGGTAAATACCAGGGAATGGACCGTTTTGCATGCCGTAAACAAGTTGTCAAAGATTTGCAGGATGCAGGTATTTTGTTTGAAATTGAAGATCATATGCATTCAGTAGGCCATTCGGAAAGAAGTGGAGCAGTGGTGGAGCCATATTTATCAACACAATGGTTCGTCAATATGCAACCACTAGCAGATGCAGCAGTAGAGTTGCAAAACGGATCAGAAGAGGATAAAGTCCATTTCGTACCTGATCGCTTTGAGAAAACATATTTACGTTGGATGGAAAATATTCGTGATTGGTGTATTTCTCGTCAATTATGGTGGGGGCATCGTATTCCTGCCTGGTATCATAAAGAAACAGGTGAAGTGTATGTGGGGAAAGATGCTCCAGCAGACATTGAGAACTGGGAGCAAGATGAGGATGTATTAGATACATGGTTTTCATCTGCATTATGGCCATTCTCTACACTGAACTGGCCGGATACCGAAGATGAAGATTTCAAGCATTTCTTCCCGACGAACGTATTAGTTACCGGCTATGACATTATCTTTTTCTGGGTTGCCCGTATGATTTTCCAATCCAAGCACTTTAATGATGAGCGTCCATTTAAAGATGTCTTAATTCATGGTTTAGTAAGAGATGCAGAAGGCCGTAAGATGAGTAAATCACTCGGAAACGGTGTCGATCCAATGGAGGTAATCGAGAAATATGGCGCAGACTCCTTACGCTATTTCTTGGCAACAGGTTCGAGTCCTGGTCAAGATGTTCGTTTCCAATGGGAGAAGGTAGAGTCTACTTGGAATTTTGTTAATAAAATCTGGAATGCTTCTCGATTTGCACTGATGAATATGGATGGCTTAACGTATGAAGAAATAGATCTTAATGGTAAAAAGTCAGTCGCAGACAAATGGATTCTGACTCGATTGAATGAAACGGTAGAACAAGTAACGCGTCATGTTGATAAATATGACTTTGGTGAGGCTGGTCGCTACTTGTATAACTTCATTTGGGATGATTTCTGTGACTGGTATATTGAGATGGCAAAGCTGCCATTGTATGGAGAAGATGAAGAAGCGAAGCACACGACACGATCTGTATTAGCGCATGTTCTCGATAACATTATGCGTATGCTTCACCCATTTATGCCGTTCGTTACAGAAGAAATCTGGCAGCAGTTACCACATAAGGGAGAGTCAATCGTTCGTGCTGCTTGGCCAACAGTAGATTCGAAATTATCTGATCATGACGCAACAGAAGTGATGAATCAATTAGTGTCGATAATCCGTTCTGTTCGTAATATTCGCGCAGAAGTGGATACGCCAATGTCGAAAGAAATTCCAATTCTTGTTCTGGCAAATAATGAAAAAGTCAAAGAACAGCTTACGGCAAACAGCAGTTATTTAGAGCGTTTCTGTAATCCAAGCGAGCTAACAATCGATACGGCGATGGCTATACCAGATAAAGCAATGTCAGCTGTTGTGACAGGCGCAGAAATTATTTTGCCGTTAGAAGGATTAATTGATATTGATAAAGAGTTGCAACGTTTGCAAACAGAGTTGGATAAACTGAATAAAGAAGTAGAACGTGTAGATAAAAAACTTGCAAATAAAGGATTTGTCGATAAGGCGCCAGCGCATGTAGTAGATGCTGAAAAAGAAAAACAAAAAGACTACATCGAAAAACGCAGCAAAGTAGAAGCACGAATGAAGGATTTGCAAAATAATTAA
- a CDS encoding ABC transporter permease — MNDMLEITIWQLVSAYLFILLLLAIVRWRKIPREKEIIIATLRMTIQLVLVGYILMFIFENEHFLYSLIVLILMESFAVYNIYKRSKHTLNKELKKIIAIAMVSGTLFAFFYFDFVVVQFSPWYDPRYFIPIAGMLIGNSMTGITLGVAALMEGFTSRKKEVEAALMLGATPHKAARNIVNHSFDSAILPTINNMIGMGIVFLPGMMTGVILSGANPVDAIKYQIAIMLGITGSVSLTVILFLYFGYRTFFNKYAQLK; from the coding sequence ATGAATGATATGCTGGAGATTACGATATGGCAATTAGTTTCCGCCTATTTATTTATTCTGCTCTTATTAGCTATTGTTCGCTGGCGGAAGATACCTAGAGAAAAAGAAATAATTATTGCGACACTGCGAATGACAATTCAGCTGGTACTGGTTGGCTATATTTTAATGTTTATATTTGAAAATGAACATTTCCTCTATTCATTAATTGTTCTCATTTTGATGGAGAGCTTTGCTGTTTATAACATCTACAAAAGGTCGAAGCATACATTGAACAAGGAATTAAAGAAAATTATTGCGATAGCGATGGTATCAGGGACATTATTTGCGTTTTTCTATTTTGATTTTGTCGTTGTTCAATTTTCACCATGGTATGATCCTCGTTATTTTATCCCGATTGCCGGTATGTTGATCGGTAATTCAATGACAGGTATTACACTTGGTGTAGCTGCACTTATGGAAGGATTTACGTCTCGTAAAAAAGAGGTTGAAGCAGCTTTAATGCTTGGTGCTACCCCTCATAAGGCAGCACGTAATATTGTTAATCATTCCTTTGATTCAGCAATTCTGCCAACCATTAATAATATGATTGGGATGGGAATCGTGTTTCTTCCGGGCATGATGACAGGTGTCATCCTTTCAGGTGCAAATCCTGTAGATGCGATTAAATACCAAATTGCTATTATGCTTGGTATTACAGGGAGCGTTTCTTTAACGGTTATTTTGTTTTTGTATTTTGGTTATAGAACCTTTTTTAACAAATATGCGCAGCTTAAATAA
- a CDS encoding ABC transporter ATP-binding protein, which yields MFEIRNLVYKDILRIDHLEIESGNIYCLFGASGSGKTTLLKMFNSMLTPDEGEIHFNNTSIQELDAVELRKKVVMLGQDPIVFEGSIRDNLLIGLHFSEQDKEPDDNDLTELLHQLKLSKDLDEDAANLSGGEKQRIAFGRVLVMEPDVFLLDEPTSALDDDTETLVMDYFTKRIKEANKTVIMVTHSKGTAETYSDQLIYMNELQNDEEVRS from the coding sequence ATGTTTGAGATCAGGAATTTGGTATACAAAGATATATTGCGAATCGACCATCTCGAGATTGAATCAGGTAATATTTACTGTCTGTTCGGTGCAAGCGGAAGTGGCAAAACAACGTTGTTGAAAATGTTTAACAGTATGTTAACACCAGACGAAGGTGAAATCCACTTCAATAATACATCTATTCAAGAACTGGATGCCGTGGAATTAAGAAAGAAAGTAGTGATGCTCGGACAAGATCCAATTGTATTCGAAGGATCGATACGAGATAATTTGCTGATTGGCTTGCACTTCTCTGAGCAAGATAAAGAGCCAGACGACAACGATTTAACAGAGCTATTACATCAATTAAAACTGTCAAAAGATCTCGACGAAGATGCTGCTAATTTGTCAGGAGGAGAGAAACAGCGAATCGCTTTTGGCAGAGTGTTAGTGATGGAACCAGATGTATTCTTGCTTGATGAACCTACTTCAGCATTGGATGATGATACCGAAACCCTGGTGATGGATTATTTTACGAAGCGTATTAAAGAAGCCAATAAAACGGTCATTATGGTAACACATTCCAAAGGTACAGCGGAGACATACAGTGATCAATTGATATATATGAACGAGCTTCAGAACGATGAGGAGGTTCGATCATGA
- a CDS encoding NAD(P)/FAD-dependent oxidoreductase, producing the protein MTVKKPKIVVLGAGYAGMMTTKRLTQQFAPEEVDITLVNKHNYHYQTTWLHEVAAGTIDVNRSRIMISDVINTRHVNFVHDTVKKINKENKTVELDNGTLSYDFLVIGLGFEKATFGIPGMDEHAFSIQSVDKSRMIRDHIEYQFSRYRNEQDPDPSMLTIVVGGAGFTGIEFLGELAERIPALCKKYDIPRQDVKIIDIEAMSTILPGFDEDLLSYAKESLESRGIEFKLGTMIKEVKADRVIVGEDRQEIKTDTFVWTGGVQANRIIGESGFELTKGKVNVDATLRTPEQDDVFILGDCAWVMNEETGKPYPPTAQIAIQEADVCAHNIKTLIYGGTLRTFQFDNKGTVASLGGSDAMGTVFEGTKLYGMQAKVMKNVIDDRYLFMLGGPKLVLRKGKFRPF; encoded by the coding sequence ATGACAGTGAAGAAACCAAAAATCGTAGTACTAGGTGCAGGTTACGCCGGTATGATGACAACGAAACGACTTACGCAACAATTCGCTCCTGAAGAAGTGGATATTACATTAGTTAACAAGCATAATTATCATTATCAGACAACATGGCTGCACGAAGTAGCTGCAGGCACAATTGATGTAAACCGCTCCAGAATTATGATCTCTGATGTCATTAATACTAGACATGTTAACTTTGTGCATGACACCGTTAAGAAAATTAACAAGGAAAACAAAACGGTTGAATTGGATAATGGCACACTAAGCTATGATTTTCTTGTGATTGGTTTAGGCTTTGAGAAAGCTACCTTTGGCATTCCAGGCATGGACGAGCATGCATTTTCTATTCAGAGTGTGGATAAGAGTCGAATGATACGTGACCATATTGAATACCAATTCTCACGTTACCGAAATGAACAAGATCCTGATCCGAGTATGCTTACCATTGTTGTAGGTGGTGCCGGTTTTACCGGGATTGAATTTCTAGGTGAACTTGCTGAACGAATTCCGGCTTTATGTAAAAAATACGATATTCCACGCCAAGACGTGAAGATTATTGACATTGAAGCGATGTCTACTATTTTACCAGGTTTTGATGAGGATTTATTAAGCTATGCGAAAGAATCATTAGAATCACGTGGAATTGAATTTAAGCTCGGTACAATGATTAAAGAAGTGAAAGCAGACCGTGTTATTGTCGGAGAAGACAGACAAGAAATTAAAACGGACACGTTTGTTTGGACTGGTGGTGTACAAGCCAATCGAATTATTGGAGAATCCGGTTTCGAATTGACAAAGGGTAAAGTGAACGTAGATGCAACGTTACGAACACCAGAGCAAGATGATGTATTTATACTAGGTGATTGTGCTTGGGTAATGAATGAGGAAACAGGCAAACCATATCCACCAACCGCGCAAATTGCTATTCAGGAAGCTGATGTATGTGCGCATAATATCAAAACGCTTATTTATGGCGGTACACTTCGCACGTTCCAATTTGACAATAAGGGAACGGTTGCTTCTCTTGGTGGAAGTGATGCAATGGGTACTGTTTTTGAAGGAACTAAATTATATGGTATGCAAGCCAAAGTGATGAAGAATGTAATCGATGATCGCTATTTATTTATGTTAGGTGGACCAAAGCTAGTGTTACGAAAAGGAAAATTCCGTCCATTTTAA
- a CDS encoding anti-repressor SinI family protein, with protein MESKVNVDYEWIYLMLKAKEIGCSKEEVKEFLTKKMAEKCVEQH; from the coding sequence ATGGAATCGAAAGTAAACGTGGATTATGAATGGATCTATCTAATGCTCAAAGCGAAAGAGATTGGATGTTCAAAAGAAGAAGTAAAAGAATTTCTGACAAAGAAAATGGCAGAGAAATGTGTGGAACAGCATTAG